DNA from Terriglobus tenax:
CCAGTCTTGCCTGTCGAGCGACCACGCCATCCAAAAACGCACGGTATCTGCGCTGCGCGTGTGCGGCCTCTGGATAATGGCGTGCAATGGCGTAATCGGCGAGTGTGCGAGTGCCCTCGACATCTCTCTGAGCAAAGAAGTACTGGAAAGTCCCCACGCGCAGATGGCTGGTCGCAACACGAGTCAGCACGGCTCCCGGCAGAACATTCTCGCGGAAAACTGCCTGCCCGGTTGCGACAGCGGCGAGCGAGCGCGTCGTAGGCACCCCCATGGTGGCCATGGCCTCGCTCACAATGTATTCCCGCAGGACGGGACCGAGCGCGGCGCGCCCGTCGCCGTTGCGCGAAAAAGGCGTGCGTCCTGATCCCTTAAGCTGAATGTCGTAACGGACGCCGTCAAGGCCGATCACCTCGCCCAGAAGATTCGCCCGGCCATCGCCTAACTGCCGGACAAAGTTCCCGAACTGGTGGCCGGCATATGCCATCGCCAGCGGTTCAGATCCCTCGCCAACGCGGCTGCCGGCAAGGATTGCCACACCTTCGGGACTCGCAAGCGCTTCGGCATCCAGGCCCAGCGCCGCGGCAAGCTGCACGTTCAGTTTGATGAGTGCCGGAGCGGGAGCGATAGAAGGCGCCACGCGAGCGTAAAACCTCTCGGGCAGGCGCGCATAACTGTTGTCGAATGGAAGACGGACCTTGCCCTGCTCAGAAACACTCATAGGACTATTGTGCTTGATTCAGAGCAGCATGTGGTTCCCTACGGGCTAGGCTGCAGCAGGGCCTTTGCAATGGCATCTTCGGCAAGCGGCTTCATGCGTTGATAGCCGGCGTCCAACGGATGAACCCCGTCCCATGCCATGCCATCCTGCATGGCGCCGTCCGGCGTCGCCAGAACGCTGTAGTAGTCCACATACACAAGCTTCTTCGATGTGGCGTAGCTCTTCAGCCACTGGTTCAGCGTACGAATAGACTCCGCGGGCTGAATATCAGGCCGCCAGCGGAATGCTTTTGCAGGAAGCACGCTGCAGATCACCGGCTGGATATGATTCGCCAGCGACAGCTCCACCATGGACTGAAGATTGTCCGTAATCATCTGCAGGGAGGATGGCCCCATATTGCCCGCGAGGTCATTAGTCCCGGCCAGTATCAGCACCACGGCAGGATGAAGGTCCAGCACGTCCTGGCGGAAACGCACCAGCATCTGCAGCGTCGTCTGCCCGGATATGCCGCGGTTGATGTAATTGGACTTATCCGGAAAAAAATGACTGCCATTGCGCTGTGTCATCCCCCAGCCTTCGGTCAGCGAATCCCCAAAGAAGACGATGCGGGGCTTAGATCTCTCCGGCGCGCCCAGTGCACGATTCGCCTCACGATACTTCTGCAATTGCGGAATGTCATTGGCAAGATCCTGCAGGCTCTTGCGCTGGATCTCAGAGATCTCGCCTGTCGTCGGCTGCGTCATTGACGCACCCTGCTGCGCACGAAGGAGAGATCCGGTACCAGATGCCAGACAGAATACGAGAAGAATGCGGCCCATGGATAAGGACATAAAAGCAGGCTCCGAGGGAAATTGACAGACGCTTTTGTATTAGTAGAACATATTCTACACATTAGAACTTAGTGCGCTCACACTCCCAGCGCGCCGATTGGCAGGTCTCTCAAATGCGGATATTTGCATTCACCGTGTGTGCAATTTTTGCGTCAGCCATTGCCGCCCAGCAGCCTGTTGCTCCCGGTAAGGTAGTTGTGCCGTTGCGCATGGTCTCGCCTTCCATCGACGAACCCGGTAAGCCCTTCAGCTATGCGTCACGCTCAACGGACCAGATCTCCGTCATGCATGCAACAGCAGGGACCGAAATTACACCTGAAGGCTATCTCTACAGCGGCTACGGCGAACTGATGTTCTTCCTTGGCATTGATCGCCAGCCACTGTCGTCTCGCATCCGCACACTGGAAGAGGGCTATCTACCCATCGTGCATTACAGCCAGCAGCATGACGGCGTGGAATATCACTTCACGGCATTCGCCGCTTCGCTTGGCAAAGAACAGGATGGAACACATGTAGCCAACTTTGTTCGCGTGACGGTCAGCAATCCCTCATCAACATCGAAGCGCGCCTTCCTGACCACAGCATGGCGCTATCAGGCGGAGCAGACCACGCCGTATCAGTCCGGCGATAACCGCTTTGAGCGGCCCGTGGAAGGCAAGCAGCCCGGCGATCCGCAACAGCAAGGCGCCCCTTTCCGCGCCGATGCCAGCTATCGCACTGCAGACGACGCATACCTGCAGGACGGCAAGGCGATCTATCTGTTCCCTGCTGACTCCTCGCCCTTGTTGCGGCCATACTTCCGTGAGTTCTATAACCTGCTTGACCTGGGCCCGGTGGGCATCGCCACTACGCTGACTCCGTCAACGCCTGTGGCGACCGCGCAGTTCACCGTCAATCTGAAGCCCGGCGAAACCCGGGACCTCGACTTCAAGATGCCGCTTGCACCGCTGGCAGAGAACAGCGATGAGTTGGCCATTCTGAGGGCAAGCAGCTTCAATGAAAGAAAGCAACAGGTCGCGGACTTCTGGAAGAAGCTGCTGGATCGCGGCCTGGTGATTGAAACTCCGGAACGGAAGGTCAATGACACCTTCCGCACCAGCCTGGTGAACGACCTTCTCTCCCTGAACAAGGTTGGCAACCAGTATGTGCAGACCATCAATCAACTGCACTATCACGGCTTCTACCTGCGAGACTCGGCCGACTTTGTCCGCATGTATGACACATCCAGCTATCCCGAAATTGGACGTCAGGTTCTGGATTTCTTCGCGACCAAGCAGCGGGAGAACGGAAACTTCCTTTCCCAGGAGGGACAGTACGACGGATGGGGAGAAGCGTTATGGACCTATGGCGAGCACTATCGTATGACCCACGATAAAGCCTTCGCCGCGGAGGTCTACCCGCGTATTCTGCACGCTGTGCAGTGGCTGGAAGGCGCTCTCCAGAAAGAGCCGCTGCACATTATGCCGTCTACGGACGTCCGCGATAACGAGTTTGTCCCGGGACACCTGACCGGATACAACTTTCTGGCGCTGAACGGTCTGCAGTCCGCACAGATGTTTGCTCGTGAGCTAGGACATCCTGATGATGAGAAGCGTTTCCACCAACTGGAACTAAACCTGCGCACGGCCTTCATGGTTCAGCTCAGGAAGGCAAGCGAAGCTGCCGGAGGAAAGATCCCTCCCTCGCTTGATCCGGGAGCCGGCGGAACGGACTGGGGCAACCTGCTTTCGGTTACACCAGAGGAACAGCTGAATCCATTGGATCCGATGGTCACAGCGACGCTGAAGGACACGCAGTCGCGCTACCAGGAAGGGATCATGACCTATCACCAGGATGGGCAGGGCGAGTACCTTCACCACTACCTGACGATCAAAAACACGCTGACAGAGCTGGTGCGCGGCGAGGACCAGCAGGCGATCAGCGAACTCTATGCTGTGCTGCTGCACACAAGTTCCACAAACGCCGGCTTCGAGTATTCCATCCGGCCATGGGGTGACCGTGACTTCAGTGGCAATCTTGCTCCGCACGGCTGGTTCGCGGCGGAGTACCGTAACCTGCTGCGTAACATGATGGTGCGCGAGCGCGGCAATGAACTGCACCTGCTGTCTGCAGTATCCCCGGAGTGGATTGGCGAGGACAAATCCATCCGCGTGGAACGTGCCGCAACCTATTTCGGTTCCGTGAGCTTTACGCTGACTGGCACAGGCGCCAGCTCGGCAAGGCTGATCTATACCGTCGATGCAACGCAGAAGAACCGCCTCAAGCAGGTGGTGGCACATCTTCCCTGGTTCCTTGATGGAGTAACGGCCACCGTTGATGACAGACCTGTTACCGTGACGAATCGTCAGCTTATCTTGCCCATAGGTTCCCATACGGTAGAGCTGCGTTGGCAGAAGCGGTCAATAGACGCAACGATGAGCTATGAGAAAATCGTCGACGCTTATAAGCAGGAGTATCGCCGCCGTTATGAAGAACAGACCGGCTACGACGGGCGCTGAGCGCATTCTTTCACTGGATGTCTTCCGGGGACTCACCATGGCCTTTATGGTCCTGGTGGGTAACCCCGGCAGCAACGACATCTATTCACAGCTTGACCATGCCCCGTGGCACGGCTGGACAATCACCGACCTTGTCTTCCCCACCTTCCTATGGATCGTAGGGTTTTCTGTACAGCTTTCTTTTACCCGGCAAGCAGAAAAGGGCCGCGCATGGTCTTCCATGATGGTGCCCATGGCCAAGCGTTGCCTGCTGCTCTTCGTGCTTGGAACTGGCATCTATGCCATCTCTGACTGGCGCCTCGAGACCTTCCGCATCATGGGCGTGCTGCAGCGCATCGCCCTCTGCTCACTCGGTGTCAGTCTGCTTTTCCCTTTGCCGGCTCGCAAACAGCTTGCTGTACTGGCAGGCATTCTGACGACGTACGCCCTTGTATTGAAGCTGGTCCCCGCGCCTGGATACCTGCCGGGAGATTTGAGCGTCGAGGGAAACCTCGCACACTTCATTGACCGTATCATTCTTGGCCGGCATAACTACTCCGGCACAGTAACCTGGGACCCCGAAGGAATTCTTAGTACACTTCCTGCGCTGGCGACAACACTGTTCGGCATGCTGGCCGCACGCCTGCTGCAATGTAAAGGGGCTGCAGCCCTAAGGTTGATGCCTGCTAACGGCGTAGTCCTGTTCACGGCTGGCCTGCTGATGGATACCTGGCAACCGATTAATAAGAAGCTCTGGACGACAGCCTTCTGCCTGCTTTGCGCAGGAGTCGACTTCCTGATCTTCTCATTGCTTTACTGGCTCATGGATCGGCACCGGCTCCGCCGCGGGCTCACCCTTCCCTTGGCCTTCGGACAGAATGCGCTCGCGATTTACCTGCTGTCAGAATGTACAGGCGCCATTCTTTATCGCATTCGTCTTGCAAGCGGCTTGTCCTGGCATGACGCTATCTTTCAGGCGTTGTTTGCTGGAAAGACAACACCACGCACGGACTCACTTCTATTCGCTGTCTCATTCCTCGCCATTGTCACCGGGTTTGCACTGCTGGCTTATCGCAAACGCTGGATTCTTAAGTTGTAACCTGCGACCGCTTCGGTAACGCCACGATGGCCAATGCTCCAACGGCAGCAACCAGCACCACGCAGACAAGCGCCGGTGTATAGCTGCGTGAATGCTCCCGCAGCAACGCGATCAGGTATGGGAACCAGGTCTGAGCGATCGTATTCAGAGGCAGAATGATAGACATGGCGCGAGCCAGCGTGGAGATACCGAATTCTTCGGCCACCATCAGCGGAATCAGCATGTAATCCGCTCCCATCGCAATGCCGAACAGAACAGCAAAGAAGTACGGTACATGGGGAGGCTGCAGCATCAGCAATGGAATCACTGTGGCCGCAGTAAGCGCGTAGCTGCCGATCATCACAAGCTTGGTGGAAAACCAGTCCGCCAACAGGCCAACTAACAGACGGCCTACCGTGCTCGAAACAAGAATCAGGATCGACGTTGTACGCCAGGCTGCATCAAGCTGCGTTCCTTTGGCAAAGCCAGCATCCAGGAAGATGAACTTCATATGCTGACTGATGGCGCCGACGGACGCGATGGAGCAGATGCTTCCAATCAGCAGAAGCCAGAAGGTAAGGCGTCCCAGCAGACCATTGACGGTAAGCGCTTCAGAGAGCTTCTGCCTCTTGCTTTCTGGCTCGCCATCCATCGTCAGACCGCAGTCGCTTGGTTTGTCGCGTAGCACCAGCAGCACCAACGGCCAGCCCGCAAACATGATGGCAGCCAGCACCATCAGTGCGTAACGGTAGCCATGAGCTTCCGTCAGCGGCTTGACCAGGTAACTCCCAAGCGAGCCAACCACACCCACTCCCAGGTACAGGATGCCCATCGCGGTACCACGGCGCTTGCCAAACCAGTGCGAGACAATCAGTTGGTGTGGGATAGGACCTGAGGTGAGGTAGCCAATCGTGTACAGCGCCCACAGAAAGAAATAGAGAGCGAGCGATCCGTTCATCCAGGCGAAGCCGGCAAGCGATGCAGCCGTTGCAACTGTACCGAACAGAATCAGCTTGCGCTGACTGAAGCGCGGCACCAGCACCGGACCAACCCAGATGGTCAGCAGCGCCGCAAGCGGAAAGCCCAGCGTGATCTGCGAACGGCTCCAGCCAAAGGAGCGCTGGAAGTAGTCGTAGAAGAAACTGACGTTGTAATAAGGAATGCCCTGGGCGATGCCGTATGTGACCGCAGCGGCCATGACGACCCACCAACCACGAAAGATGCGACTTCCCTTCTCCACGCCCACTCCTTCTTACTTGTCTGGCAACGTCCACGCGTAGACAACTCCGTCTACGCAGGTCAACAGATACTGTTTGCCGTCGACCATGTAGGTCATCGGCGAGCTGTTCATGGTAGCTCCAAGGCGCTTATGCCATAGCACCTTACCATCTACGGGGTTCAGTCCTAGAACATTCCCATCCAGGTCGCCGGTGATGAGCAGGTTACCCGCCGTGGTAAGAATGCCCGGGAAGCCGAAACCTTCCCCACTCTCCCGACGCCATTTGACCTTGCCTGTCTCATAGTCAATCGCGATGGTGTAGTACTTCGAGTACAGGGCAATCGAACCGCCGCCCTGGTGATCTGCCGCGAGCCCATTCTCATCCAGCGCAAGGTACCAGAAGCTATATCCTTCGCGGCCCGTCACATAAAACAGCTTTGTCAGCGGGTCATAGCTGGGCGACATCCAGTCCGTGCCGCCAAAACCTGCGCTGGCCGTCAGCGCACCATCTGGCTGCGGCTCATGCTGAGGATCGGGAATCGGACTTCCCTTGTCATCAATCCCTTTCGCCCAATCCTGCGTTACAAACGGAGCGGTCACCAGGTGCTCGCCGGTCTCGCGATCCAGCAGGAAGTAGTATCCGTTCCCGCTCGCCTGCGCCAGCAACTTACGTTGCTGTCCTTTGTACGGAGCGTCAAAAAGCACCGGCGTCTGCACCGCATCCCAATCATGCGTGTCGTGCGGATTCGCCTGAAAATACCATTTCAACTTGCCCGTATCGGCATCCATGGCAAGAATCGTGTCGGTGAACAGGTTATTGCCCTTGCGAACCGGCCCTGCCAACACGGGGTGCGGATTCGCCGATCCCCAGTAGACCAGATTCAGATCAGGATCATACGTACCGCTCATCCACATGGCTCCGCCACCGCGCAACATGGTCTTTGTGTCGGGCCACGTCTCCGCCCCCGGAGCCCCAGTTGCACGTGGCGTACTGCTGGTCTGCCATACCTGCCTGCCCGTCTCCCAGTTGTAGGCATGCACCGCGTGCGGTACATCCGCCTGGTCACCGGAGGTGCCC
Protein-coding regions in this window:
- a CDS encoding SGNH/GDSL hydrolase family protein; translated protein: MTQPTTGEISEIQRKSLQDLANDIPQLQKYREANRALGAPERSKPRIVFFGDSLTEGWGMTQRNGSHFFPDKSNYINRGISGQTTLQMLVRFRQDVLDLHPAVVLILAGTNDLAGNMGPSSLQMITDNLQSMVELSLANHIQPVICSVLPAKAFRWRPDIQPAESIRTLNQWLKSYATSKKLVYVDYYSVLATPDGAMQDGMAWDGVHPLDAGYQRMKPLAEDAIAKALLQPSP
- a CDS encoding acido-empty-quinoprotein group A codes for the protein MLTAAGVAPAQQGVATGSVPAVRDQWTTFNGDSSGKRFSTLQQIHEKNIHSLTLNWAFQTHGPQMKGTPLMIDGVLYLTLPDHVWAVDAKTGAKIWEFVRPSEGNHIGNRGAAYYKGHLYIGTPDAHLVCIDAHTGKQVWDIEVADVKFGYYISLAPQIVKDMLLVGTSGDQADVPHAVHAYNWETGRQVWQTSSTPRATGAPGAETWPDTKTMLRGGGAMWMSGTYDPDLNLVYWGSANPHPVLAGPVRKGNNLFTDTILAMDADTGKLKWYFQANPHDTHDWDAVQTPVLFDAPYKGQQRKLLAQASGNGYYFLLDRETGEHLVTAPFVTQDWAKGIDDKGSPIPDPQHEPQPDGALTASAGFGGTDWMSPSYDPLTKLFYVTGREGYSFWYLALDENGLAADHQGGGSIALYSKYYTIAIDYETGKVKWRRESGEGFGFPGILTTAGNLLITGDLDGNVLGLNPVDGKVLWHKRLGATMNSSPMTYMVDGKQYLLTCVDGVVYAWTLPDK
- a CDS encoding glucosidase family protein is translated as MRIFAFTVCAIFASAIAAQQPVAPGKVVVPLRMVSPSIDEPGKPFSYASRSTDQISVMHATAGTEITPEGYLYSGYGELMFFLGIDRQPLSSRIRTLEEGYLPIVHYSQQHDGVEYHFTAFAASLGKEQDGTHVANFVRVTVSNPSSTSKRAFLTTAWRYQAEQTTPYQSGDNRFERPVEGKQPGDPQQQGAPFRADASYRTADDAYLQDGKAIYLFPADSSPLLRPYFREFYNLLDLGPVGIATTLTPSTPVATAQFTVNLKPGETRDLDFKMPLAPLAENSDELAILRASSFNERKQQVADFWKKLLDRGLVIETPERKVNDTFRTSLVNDLLSLNKVGNQYVQTINQLHYHGFYLRDSADFVRMYDTSSYPEIGRQVLDFFATKQRENGNFLSQEGQYDGWGEALWTYGEHYRMTHDKAFAAEVYPRILHAVQWLEGALQKEPLHIMPSTDVRDNEFVPGHLTGYNFLALNGLQSAQMFARELGHPDDEKRFHQLELNLRTAFMVQLRKASEAAGGKIPPSLDPGAGGTDWGNLLSVTPEEQLNPLDPMVTATLKDTQSRYQEGIMTYHQDGQGEYLHHYLTIKNTLTELVRGEDQQAISELYAVLLHTSSTNAGFEYSIRPWGDRDFSGNLAPHGWFAAEYRNLLRNMMVRERGNELHLLSAVSPEWIGEDKSIRVERAATYFGSVSFTLTGTGASSARLIYTVDATQKNRLKQVVAHLPWFLDGVTATVDDRPVTVTNRQLILPIGSHTVELRWQKRSIDATMSYEKIVDAYKQEYRRRYEEQTGYDGR
- a CDS encoding MFS transporter, which translates into the protein MEKGSRIFRGWWVVMAAAVTYGIAQGIPYYNVSFFYDYFQRSFGWSRSQITLGFPLAALLTIWVGPVLVPRFSQRKLILFGTVATAASLAGFAWMNGSLALYFFLWALYTIGYLTSGPIPHQLIVSHWFGKRRGTAMGILYLGVGVVGSLGSYLVKPLTEAHGYRYALMVLAAIMFAGWPLVLLVLRDKPSDCGLTMDGEPESKRQKLSEALTVNGLLGRLTFWLLLIGSICSIASVGAISQHMKFIFLDAGFAKGTQLDAAWRTTSILILVSSTVGRLLVGLLADWFSTKLVMIGSYALTAATVIPLLMLQPPHVPYFFAVLFGIAMGADYMLIPLMVAEEFGISTLARAMSIILPLNTIAQTWFPYLIALLREHSRSYTPALVCVVLVAAVGALAIVALPKRSQVTT
- a CDS encoding acyltransferase family protein, whose translation is MKNRPATTGAERILSLDVFRGLTMAFMVLVGNPGSNDIYSQLDHAPWHGWTITDLVFPTFLWIVGFSVQLSFTRQAEKGRAWSSMMVPMAKRCLLLFVLGTGIYAISDWRLETFRIMGVLQRIALCSLGVSLLFPLPARKQLAVLAGILTTYALVLKLVPAPGYLPGDLSVEGNLAHFIDRIILGRHNYSGTVTWDPEGILSTLPALATTLFGMLAARLLQCKGAAALRLMPANGVVLFTAGLLMDTWQPINKKLWTTAFCLLCAGVDFLIFSLLYWLMDRHRLRRGLTLPLAFGQNALAIYLLSECTGAILYRIRLASGLSWHDAIFQALFAGKTTPRTDSLLFAVSFLAIVTGFALLAYRKRWILKL